A section of the Branchiostoma lanceolatum isolate klBraLanc5 chromosome 19, klBraLanc5.hap2, whole genome shotgun sequence genome encodes:
- the LOC136425794 gene encoding zonadhesin-like has protein sequence MHTTSPAVCRAWGDPHYYPFDGGDHHFQGRCRYTLAKDCGNSSDFNVTAQNVAHPPNPSVSIVRQVFVEAHGFVVGVHQWRDVTVDGLPYSLPFNLASGAIDVSLSGRFVRVLLTNFSVEVFYDGSHEVLVEVPGDYWGRMCGLCGNFNGNTSDDFMTPNGTVVGDWTTFGDSWLTDIETCPGGPQPPPPTPCDAAVEAAARSADNCGLLEEAGGPFAVCHGAVDPARFLFSCVFDMCALNGDSTGLCQNLEAYADACRAAGVAPFSWRTEERCPKVCPLNSIFSTCASSCPATCPNPNAEEECPRGCGEGCECDPGFLLSGQQCVPEQECGCDDDEGRYFMVGEHWDEDGQKCVCEEGNVINCEECNEDEGYRWVMEDGIWQCAGKQDFLLSYSRAAGGVMVGCLALEPGFKPTDMSRPCVFEKAIIQ, from the exons atgcacaccacaA GCCCGGCAGTCTGCAGGGCATGGGGTGACCCGCACTACTATCCGTTCGACGGAGGCGACCACCACTTCCAAGGCCGATGCAGGTACACCTTAGCGAAGGACTGCGGCAACAGCAGCGATTTCAACGTGACAGCACAGAACGTAGCCCACCCTCCAAATCCAAGTGTTTCTATCGTACGTCAAGTATTCGTGGAGGCACACGGCTTCGTGGTAGGCGTTCACCAATGGAGGGATGTCACT GTGGACGGACTGCCGTACTCGCTTCCCTTTAACCTGGCCAGTGGTGCGATCGACGTCAGCCTAAGCGGGCGGTTTGTCCGGGTTCTCCTGACAAATTTCAGCGTGGAAGTCTTCTACGATGGTTCTCACGAAGTCTTG GTTGAGGTTCCGGGTGACTACTGGGGACGAATGTGCGGTCTGTGCGGCAACTTCAACGGCAACACGAGCGACGATTTCATGACACCAAACGGAACCGTTGTCGGAGACTGGACCACTTTCGGGGATAGTTGGCTTACCGATATAGAGAC TTGTCCAGGAGGTCCCCAACCGCCTCCACCTACCCCTTGTGACGCCGCCGTGGAAGCAGCTGCTCGGTCGGCTGACAATTGCGGGCTGCTTGAAGAGGCGGGTGGTCCGTTTGCTGTCTGCCACGGCGCCGTGGATCCTGCACGATTCCTCTTCAGTTGCGTCTTCGACATGTGTGCATTGAACGGAGACTCTACAGGACTTTGCCAGAACCTGGAGGCCTACGCCGACGCCTGCAGGGCAGCTGGTGTGGCGCCATTTTCTTGGAGGACGGAAGAGCGATGCC CCAAAGTCTGCCCACTGAACAGCATATTTTCTACGTGCGCCAGCTCCTGCCCTGCGACCTGCCCGAACCCAAACGCTGAGGAGGAATGTCCCCGCGGCTGTGGAGAAGGCTGTGAATGTGATCCTGGCTTCCTCCTTAGCGGACAACAGTGCGTTCCAGAACAGGAGTGTGGCTGCGACGACGATGAAGGACGTTATTTTATG GTCGGAGAACACTGGGACGAAGATGGACAGAAGTGTGTCTGCGAAGAGGGGAATGTCATCAATTGTGAGGAGTGCAATGAAGATGAAGGCTACAGATGGGTGATGGAGGACGGCATCTGGCAATGTGCTGGTAAGCAGGACTTTTTACTGTCTTATTCACGTGCTGCTGGTGGCGTaatggtagggtgtttggccctggAACCTGGGTTCAAACCCACGGACATGTCCCGGCCCTGTGTCTTTGAGAAAGCCATTATACAATAG